The sequence below is a genomic window from Alistipes sp. ZOR0009.
CCTCCAAAGCTTCTTGCTCGAAAGTTGGCGATAGCGGAACGTCGGTTTGCCCGTAGCAGATACCAGGGGCAACATCTACCGAGGTGTGTCGTACAAGGTGTAGCTCTAGCATGGTTGCGTTTTTTGTTAGTAAATCGCAAGGATTGCAATATACCAAACAATTTCGGAAAGTGTGATAAGCATGCCGCAGCAATCGCCCGTGTAGCCGCCAATTTTTTGTTTGATGTAGATGGCCGTAATGGGCAGTGGGATAGATGCAATGGCCAACGCAATAAGGCTTGCCGCTCCAAAAAAGTAGCAAATGGTTCCTACAGCAATGAAAGTTGCGACGGTGGCTTGAAGTGGGGTTAGCGGAGTTAGTCCAACTTGAATCTTGCTAGCCTCAATGGTGCGAGCATAGGGGAGCAGCGAGGGCAAAAATACGCCGATGTAGCGTCCAACTACAGCTCCCGTGATGAGCAGGGCTGGTATTTTATTTTCGTCGATGTCGGTAAGTACGCCAACGCGCACGGCAAAGAGCAAGATAAGGCTGATGACGCCGTAGGTACCAATTTGAGAATCTTTCATGATGGCAAGGATTCGTTCGCGGGTGTAGCCGCCGCCAAATCCATCTACAAAATCGGCAAAACCATCTTCGTGTAGCGCACCCGTAAAGATTACGGTTGCCGTAATGGTAAGCAGAATGCATACTTCGAATGGGAGAACCATCGATAGAAGCCACCAACAACCTGCAGCAAATAGGCCAACAATCCATCCTGCGATGGTGGCAAATGGAAGAACCCTAGAGAAACTCTCCTTTGGTGGAATTACCAGCCGATGTAGGGGGAGCCTTGTGAAAAAGCTAATTCCGGCTGCTAGGTTAAGCAAAAATGTTTTCATCCCAATAAATTTATGTTGAAGGTTGGATACAACCCGCTCAATTAGATTTTATTTACGGCTGCATGAATTTATTAGCCGTTACTTTCAACTTGTTGGCTATTCGCATTGATAATTGCATCTAAAATACTGATAATTGACATGCTCGAATCGCCCCAATATAGGTGGAAATAGGAGGCTACCGTGTTTTTATGCACGTAGATTCCTGTTTCTGTAGATCTGTTGGTGGCACTTTTAATCTCTGCGGCCGATTGAGGTAGCATTCCTTCGGAGCGGCTATAGTGAAACTCGTGGCCCTTAATAGTATGCTTGCCAACCTGTGCTTGTCTGTAACCCAACTTGCATCGGGCATTGGCAAAGGTAGTTCCAAATTGGAAAATGTTAGCCATTGGGTAGGTTGTTTCATCTTTTAGTGTAAGATGGGAGCCAAGGTATATCATTCCACCGCACTCAGCAAGTATCCGACCATCGCTGTTGGAGTAGGCTCTAATGGCATCTATCATGGCAGTGTTGGCCGAAAGCTGCTCTGCATGCAATTCGGGGTATCCACCTGGTAGATATACGAAGTCGACCTTTGGCAGCACCTTATCCACCAAGGGAGAGAAGTAGGTGATGTCTGCTACCTGTTGTAATGCCTCAATATTGGCGGGGTAGATAAAGTTAAAGGCGGCATCTTTGGCCACAGCGGCTTGTAGTCTATGGCTTTTATTTTGTAAGATTGATGGTTCAATTGCAGGTTTGGGCATGCTGGAGAGTTCTAGCAACCTGTCGATATTTACGTTTTGCAGAATCAGCTCGGCTGCATTTTCGCAAATGGCATCGATCTCGTCGTAGTTGTCGGTTTGTAGCCCTAAATGGCGCGACTCTACGCGAAGGCTGGAGTTGGCAGCAATCCATCCTAATGGTTCCACTCCGATTTCTTCGGCTGCGGCCTTGAGCAGCGAGTAGTGGCTGGCGCTTCCCACAAAGTTGAAAACTACGCCAGCAAGGTTAACCCCCTGTTGATAGGTGGCAAAGCCCTTGAGCAGAGCTGCGGCAGAATGTGCCATTGCCTTAGCGTTCATTACCAGTATTACGGGGATCGAGAGGGTTTGCGCTACCTCAGCACTGCTACCCTGAGTAAGGTGATAGCCATCGAACATTCCCATTACCCCTTCCACAATTGCTGCATCGGCGGTGCAGACCTCCTTGGCGTAACGGCGCTTTATCCCTTGGCTATCCATCATAAATAGATCGAGGTTGTAGCTTTCGTTGTGGGCTGCAATCTTATGTAGCTGCGTGTCCAGATAGTCGGGACCGCATTTAAAAGGCTGCACCTTTAGCCCTCGGTTGCTTAGCAGGCGAAGAAGAGCTAGCGTAAAAAGGGTTTTTCCAGATCCGCTGTGAGGTGCGGCTATTAAGAACTGGGGAATGTTCATGAAGGATTGATGTTGGATTGTCGTTAAACCAGCGTTAATCGAGTATCGAAATCAAAGAAGCGGTGCCGTTGCTTAAGCGAAAGCCCCGCTTTCTTTGGAGCCGTTAGCTGAAGCTGCGAGTTACCTTTGCAGCACTAAAAGAGCTCATGTTGTTTATCATGCAAACAGCCGATTCGATGATAGGATAGGCTACCAGTGCACCAGTTCCTTCGCCAAGACGCATCTCTAGCTGAAGTAGTGGTTTCCCACCAAGAATATCTAGCATCTGCGAGTGAGCACCTTCGTTGCTTTTATGGGAGAAGAGGCAGTAGTCGAGCACTTCGGGATGTAGCGCTGCGGCTGATAGCAGGGCTGCGGTGATGTTGAATCCATCCACTACGATAACCATTCCCAGTTCGGCTGCACGTAGCATTCCTCCAGTGATCATAGCCATCTCGTAGCCACTAAAGTAGGCTATTAGGTCGAAGGCTGATCCATCTCCCTTGTAGTTTGTCTTGGCGCGGCTAAGCACATCAAGCTTGTGGCGTACTCCTTCGGAATTTAGTCCGCTGCCTGCACCAACTGTTTTTTCGAGAGGTTCGTTGTGTAGCATTGTCATAAGCATCGACGAGCAGGAGGTGTTGCCAATTCCCATCTCTCCAAAGCTGACAATGTTACAACCTTCGGCGTGTATTTCGTCTACCACCTCGGCGCCACGCTCTAGGGCAAGATGTAGCTCCTCGTGCGTCATGGCCGATTCGTGAAGGAAGTTGCGGGTTCCGCGGGCAATCTTCTTATGGATAAGTTCTGGTATTTTTTCAAAGTCGTGATCTACTCCGGCATCGATAACCTTTAGTCCAATGCCATGCTGGCGGGCAAATACGCTTACGCCTGCGCCACCTTCGATAAAGTTGTATACCAT
It includes:
- a CDS encoding adenosylcobinamide-GDP ribazoletransferase produces the protein MKTFLLNLAAGISFFTRLPLHRLVIPPKESFSRVLPFATIAGWIVGLFAAGCWWLLSMVLPFEVCILLTITATVIFTGALHEDGFADFVDGFGGGYTRERILAIMKDSQIGTYGVISLILLFAVRVGVLTDIDENKIPALLITGAVVGRYIGVFLPSLLPYARTIEASKIQVGLTPLTPLQATVATFIAVGTICYFFGAASLIALAIASIPLPITAIYIKQKIGGYTGDCCGMLITLSEIVWYIAILAIY
- a CDS encoding cobyrinate a,c-diamide synthase, encoding MNIPQFLIAAPHSGSGKTLFTLALLRLLSNRGLKVQPFKCGPDYLDTQLHKIAAHNESYNLDLFMMDSQGIKRRYAKEVCTADAAIVEGVMGMFDGYHLTQGSSAEVAQTLSIPVILVMNAKAMAHSAAALLKGFATYQQGVNLAGVVFNFVGSASHYSLLKAAAEEIGVEPLGWIAANSSLRVESRHLGLQTDNYDEIDAICENAAELILQNVNIDRLLELSSMPKPAIEPSILQNKSHRLQAAVAKDAAFNFIYPANIEALQQVADITYFSPLVDKVLPKVDFVYLPGGYPELHAEQLSANTAMIDAIRAYSNSDGRILAECGGMIYLGSHLTLKDETTYPMANIFQFGTTFANARCKLGYRQAQVGKHTIKGHEFHYSRSEGMLPQSAAEIKSATNRSTETGIYVHKNTVASYFHLYWGDSSMSIISILDAIINANSQQVESNG
- the cobT gene encoding nicotinate-nucleotide--dimethylbenzimidazole phosphoribosyltransferase encodes the protein MKTFSIKRTDKTIAAEIQAKIDDLTKPKGSLGLLEETALKVGIIQETLTPTLSKPYNLVFAGDHGIADEGVSATVKEVTKQMVYNFIEGGAGVSVFARQHGIGLKVIDAGVDHDFEKIPELIHKKIARGTRNFLHESAMTHEELHLALERGAEVVDEIHAEGCNIVSFGEMGIGNTSCSSMLMTMLHNEPLEKTVGAGSGLNSEGVRHKLDVLSRAKTNYKGDGSAFDLIAYFSGYEMAMITGGMLRAAELGMVIVVDGFNITAALLSAAALHPEVLDYCLFSHKSNEGAHSQMLDILGGKPLLQLEMRLGEGTGALVAYPIIESAVCMINNMSSFSAAKVTRSFS